The following proteins are encoded in a genomic region of Pirellulales bacterium:
- a CDS encoding RluA family pseudouridine synthase, with product MGFFVFVTADDNVALMPPVLDILFEDDHCLVVNKPSGLSTQAPRGIDSLELQVRAALQARVNADMLYWQCDPTGRAPGVYLGLPHRLDRPVSGVIVLAKTKKGARKISKQFERRQVRKFYWAMVEGAVEPPAGTWADWLRKIPGQAQVEVVDENHPQAQQAVLHYRTLGHTAHGSWLEIELETGRMHQIRVQTSTRGHPVLGDTQYGSRIAFGPQVEDLRLRAIALHARQLSFVQTATREQITFMAPVGAAWRELGIGVAGD from the coding sequence ATGGGCTTTTTTGTTTTTGTCACGGCAGACGATAATGTGGCACTTATGCCGCCTGTGCTTGACATTCTGTTTGAGGACGACCATTGCCTGGTGGTCAACAAACCCTCCGGCTTATCGACGCAAGCGCCGCGCGGCATCGATTCGCTGGAGTTGCAAGTGCGCGCCGCGTTGCAAGCGCGGGTGAATGCCGACATGCTTTATTGGCAGTGTGATCCCACCGGTCGCGCGCCGGGGGTTTACTTGGGGTTGCCGCATCGTCTGGACCGGCCGGTTTCGGGCGTCATCGTACTGGCGAAAACAAAAAAGGGGGCGCGCAAAATTTCCAAGCAATTCGAACGCCGACAAGTCCGCAAATTCTACTGGGCGATGGTGGAAGGAGCGGTGGAACCGCCCGCCGGCACATGGGCCGATTGGCTCCGCAAAATTCCCGGCCAAGCCCAGGTGGAAGTCGTCGACGAAAATCATCCCCAAGCGCAACAGGCCGTTTTGCATTACCGCACGCTGGGCCACACTGCCCACGGTTCGTGGTTGGAAATTGAGTTGGAAACCGGCCGCATGCATCAGATACGAGTGCAAACTTCCACCCGGGGGCATCCGGTGTTGGGCGATACTCAATACGGCAGCCGAATTGCGTTTGGACCACAAGTCGAAGACTTACGGCTCCGCGCCATTGCCTTGCATGCCCGGCAACTGTCGTTCGTGCAAACTGCCACGCGGGAGCAAATCACGTTCATGGCCCCGGTGGGCGCCGCCTGGCGCGAACTGGGTATAGGCGTGGCAGGCGACTAA
- a CDS encoding Gfo/Idh/MocA family oxidoreductase, producing the protein MSEYSRRQFLHDSLLAAAAAAATGPVSRLLAEESTSTSITEKGPNEKLRFVICGVNGQGQSHIKNLLDEANIGQADIVAICDVDESVGNKRCDEIAKKTGGQRPKYYRDCREAFDNKDIDCVSAAVPNHWHALLAIWAMQAGKDIYTEKPAAYNIAEGQRMIETARKHNRICQIGTQSRSMTGTIDAINFIKAGKIGDVNLARGICYKDRKSIGPAGQYDVPSSIDYNLWTGPAPYHEKSRYDTPDKGPVHYNWHWFWDYGNGDMGNQGIHEMDVARWGLGVNELAKGVIAYGGRFGYIDAGETPNTINVVLDYGPKTLVFETRGLSTKAKLKPLKGVDIGIIFEGTDGYVAMTSYTNGTAFDKNGKEIKSFSGGSYPQHHANFIQAVHSRNKDELHCDVEEGVRSACLVHMGNISYRLGEKVAKDEIINRLKAVKMSDDAQDTLNRAIEHLESNGVTIDDNTMFQCGDFLKFNPQAFAFIDNEKANAMRSREYRNPFVVPPAGQV; encoded by the coding sequence GTCCGAACGAAAAATTGCGATTCGTGATTTGCGGCGTCAACGGCCAAGGCCAATCGCACATCAAAAATTTATTGGATGAAGCGAACATCGGGCAAGCCGACATCGTCGCCATTTGCGACGTCGATGAAAGCGTCGGCAACAAGCGCTGCGACGAAATTGCCAAGAAAACCGGCGGACAGCGCCCCAAATATTACCGCGACTGCCGTGAGGCGTTCGACAATAAAGATATCGACTGCGTGTCCGCAGCCGTGCCAAACCACTGGCATGCATTACTGGCCATTTGGGCCATGCAAGCCGGCAAGGACATCTACACCGAAAAGCCGGCCGCCTACAACATTGCCGAAGGGCAGCGGATGATCGAGACGGCCCGAAAGCATAATCGGATTTGCCAAATCGGCACGCAAAGCCGATCGATGACCGGCACGATTGACGCCATCAATTTTATCAAGGCCGGAAAAATTGGCGACGTCAATTTGGCGCGCGGCATTTGCTATAAAGACCGCAAATCGATCGGCCCGGCCGGCCAGTACGACGTGCCCAGCAGCATCGACTACAATCTGTGGACTGGCCCCGCGCCGTATCATGAAAAATCGCGATATGATACGCCTGACAAGGGGCCCGTGCATTACAACTGGCATTGGTTTTGGGATTACGGCAACGGCGACATGGGCAACCAGGGCATCCATGAAATGGATGTGGCCCGGTGGGGCTTAGGCGTCAATGAATTGGCCAAGGGCGTTATTGCTTATGGCGGCCGGTTTGGGTATATCGACGCCGGTGAAACGCCCAACACCATTAACGTGGTGTTGGATTACGGCCCGAAAACGCTGGTATTCGAAACACGTGGTTTGTCGACTAAGGCCAAGCTCAAGCCTTTGAAAGGCGTGGATATTGGCATCATTTTCGAAGGCACCGATGGCTATGTGGCTATGACCAGCTATACCAACGGCACGGCGTTCGACAAAAATGGCAAAGAAATCAAGAGCTTCAGCGGTGGAAGTTATCCACAGCACCACGCCAACTTTATCCAGGCTGTACACAGCCGCAACAAGGACGAATTGCACTGCGACGTCGAGGAAGGCGTGCGGAGCGCCTGCCTGGTACACATGGGTAATATCAGTTACCGGTTGGGCGAAAAAGTGGCCAAGGATGAAATCATCAATCGGTTGAAGGCCGTGAAAATGAGCGACGATGCCCAAGATACGCTAAACCGTGCCATCGAGCATTTGGAAAGCAACGGCGTGACGATTGACGACAACACCATGTTCCAATGTGGCGATTTCCTCAAGTTTAATCCTCAGGCGTTTGCCTTTATCGATAACGAGAAAGCCAACGCCATGCGGTCACGGGAATACCGCAATCCGTTTGTCGTGCCTCCCGCCGGGCAAGTATAA
- a CDS encoding YXWGXW repeat-containing protein, translating into MRRRFPWALMAMAPVIGVLAFSCGLGGNVYCQGWLAVAAAADDSAAPAPGEMTNPALTPPLPVPTEENKAASSPAAGAEVLTQGPVHEAFAKPMELNPQPGPIVKKHPPDPIKEIPPAQQPDGDNIVWIPGYWAWADDRQDFIWVSGVWRAAPPGQTWVPGYWSEVDGGFQWTAGLWTATAKQEVSYLPAPPESLENGPSSPQPGENQFWIPGTWVYQNTNYEWQPGYWTVCRPNWVWMPAHYCWTPGGYVFVDGYWDYELARRGCLFAPVYFAQPVYMQPAFAYTPGVVFNVGLFSDCLFVRPAFGAYYFGDYFGPQYASIGFAPWFSLTIGGRPRFDPLFTYYNWHNSLADRNWLVHTQQHYDLLRTDAALRPPHTFAAQQQWLKNNPNARAGNMALAAPLREVAKDPSRSDFQFHAVSMADRQALALKGNELQQSAQQRLNVERNTNSSGGAGMGTPGSGGNNWNMSRNGMNGTNSNPSGAGSSETGTGTATSKFKLPTAAASNMQLSGNAQRGSSGSPQAGGAALNSTTGNNYSLGNRFGNNSSGMSNGSGSNASGPRFDSGDRLQANLQDKTNDASQNSNSDQSSARFKGPSLIQPGSGTSSNNVYSGNAYPGNASSGNKNFGNPNFGNGSNPNPSSSGNQSSPRMLLYPGAGGAGGNPNPSGGNGAGRGTGGGSGSGNKDDSNKKNKTSYSSPDFTAPQPHTNFQPAKPSLIDVQDVLHGERKAAHSSNTLGRDGQRSKTSANGGDSAIDDSSRRTSAGFDRGSKADAKDSAGGKSDATTNYQLPPLFRINIGNDLFRNPFLPGGGDAQSTPDNDSSHPADSTPGSNQPGSTPGSDHNLAGNGSEGTKSAGATTGIPQGAAAAARGNSGLTPTRNPGLAKYDYGTLVERGRSLSTPTTRTSYAPSLASNTASSDGGSSDSSPSPRELRDPISSIGPGSENHVMYGPLGSGASSMPMGPLESPHMPTPPMGSLGSAEDSDSLRGLGSYIPTNSLPTIQHFDLRLPRPTHAAPNADPSARTYDPVRGY; encoded by the coding sequence ATGAGGCGGCGCTTCCCCTGGGCTTTGATGGCGATGGCGCCTGTCATCGGGGTTTTAGCTTTTTCGTGCGGCTTGGGCGGGAACGTTTACTGCCAAGGCTGGTTGGCAGTAGCGGCGGCGGCCGATGATTCTGCGGCCCCAGCACCGGGAGAAATGACAAACCCCGCGCTAACGCCTCCTTTGCCAGTCCCGACCGAGGAGAACAAAGCTGCCTCCAGCCCTGCCGCCGGAGCGGAAGTCCTGACCCAAGGGCCCGTTCACGAGGCATTTGCCAAGCCGATGGAGCTGAACCCTCAGCCCGGGCCAATCGTCAAGAAACATCCGCCGGACCCAATCAAGGAAATTCCTCCGGCGCAACAACCCGACGGCGACAACATCGTCTGGATTCCCGGCTACTGGGCGTGGGCTGACGATCGCCAAGATTTTATTTGGGTTAGTGGGGTGTGGCGTGCCGCGCCCCCGGGACAAACGTGGGTGCCCGGTTATTGGAGCGAAGTGGATGGCGGCTTCCAATGGACTGCGGGATTGTGGACTGCCACGGCCAAACAGGAAGTGTCGTATCTGCCTGCTCCGCCAGAATCGTTGGAAAATGGACCCTCCAGCCCGCAACCGGGGGAAAACCAGTTTTGGATTCCCGGCACGTGGGTCTATCAAAATACGAACTATGAATGGCAGCCGGGTTATTGGACGGTATGCCGGCCGAATTGGGTTTGGATGCCGGCCCATTATTGTTGGACGCCGGGCGGTTACGTATTTGTCGACGGTTATTGGGATTACGAATTAGCTCGCCGCGGCTGCCTGTTTGCGCCGGTTTACTTCGCGCAGCCGGTGTATATGCAGCCGGCGTTTGCCTACACACCCGGCGTGGTGTTTAACGTGGGATTGTTCAGCGATTGTTTGTTTGTGCGACCGGCGTTTGGGGCGTATTATTTTGGCGATTATTTTGGACCGCAGTACGCCAGTATCGGCTTTGCCCCGTGGTTTTCGCTGACCATTGGAGGCCGGCCCCGTTTCGATCCGCTATTTACGTATTACAACTGGCACAATTCGCTGGCTGATCGGAATTGGTTGGTTCACACTCAGCAGCACTATGATCTGCTGCGCACAGACGCGGCGCTGCGTCCGCCCCATACCTTTGCCGCTCAGCAGCAATGGCTCAAAAATAATCCCAATGCACGAGCAGGCAATATGGCGTTGGCTGCGCCGCTGCGGGAAGTCGCCAAAGATCCGTCGAGATCCGACTTTCAATTCCATGCCGTTTCGATGGCCGATCGCCAGGCTTTGGCCCTCAAAGGAAACGAACTGCAACAATCCGCCCAGCAGAGGTTGAACGTCGAACGGAATACAAATTCGTCGGGCGGCGCTGGCATGGGCACGCCCGGTTCCGGGGGAAATAATTGGAACATGTCACGCAATGGCATGAACGGCACAAACTCAAATCCGAGCGGCGCCGGCAGTAGTGAAACGGGAACCGGCACGGCGACGTCGAAATTCAAGCTCCCCACCGCCGCGGCTTCGAACATGCAGCTTTCGGGCAACGCACAGCGCGGATCGTCAGGCAGCCCGCAAGCGGGCGGTGCAGCGCTCAACAGCACGACAGGCAATAATTATTCGCTCGGTAATCGCTTTGGGAACAATTCGTCGGGCATGAGCAATGGAAGTGGAAGCAATGCCAGCGGTCCACGGTTCGACAGCGGCGATCGACTGCAAGCAAATTTGCAAGACAAGACCAACGACGCAAGTCAGAATAGTAACAGCGACCAATCCTCGGCGCGATTCAAGGGTCCCAGCCTCATCCAGCCGGGAAGTGGAACCTCGTCCAACAATGTGTATTCCGGCAATGCTTATCCAGGCAATGCCTCGTCCGGCAACAAGAATTTTGGCAACCCGAATTTTGGCAACGGTTCCAATCCAAACCCGTCTTCCTCCGGCAACCAATCTTCGCCGCGCATGTTGTTGTATCCCGGTGCCGGCGGGGCCGGCGGTAATCCCAATCCAAGCGGCGGTAACGGCGCGGGCCGAGGAACGGGGGGCGGCTCGGGAAGCGGCAACAAGGACGATTCGAATAAGAAAAACAAAACCTCCTATTCCAGCCCGGATTTTACCGCGCCGCAACCGCACACCAACTTCCAGCCGGCCAAGCCTTCGCTGATTGATGTGCAGGATGTTTTGCACGGGGAGCGAAAAGCTGCGCACAGTTCCAACACCTTGGGCCGCGATGGGCAACGCTCGAAAACCAGTGCCAACGGCGGTGACTCTGCCATCGACGATTCTTCGCGACGCACTTCCGCCGGCTTTGACCGTGGCTCGAAAGCTGACGCGAAAGACTCTGCAGGCGGCAAATCGGATGCAACAACAAATTACCAATTACCTCCCTTATTCCGCATTAATATCGGCAACGACTTATTCCGTAATCCATTCCTGCCAGGCGGTGGCGATGCCCAATCCACGCCTGACAATGATTCATCACACCCAGCCGACAGCACCCCCGGCAGCAATCAACCCGGCAGCACGCCGGGGTCGGATCACAATCTGGCCGGTAACGGTTCCGAAGGAACCAAGTCGGCGGGCGCAACGACGGGCATTCCCCAAGGCGCCGCAGCAGCGGCACGGGGAAATTCAGGTCTGACTCCAACCAGAAATCCTGGACTCGCCAAGTACGATTATGGAACCCTGGTCGAACGCGGCCGTTCACTCAGCACGCCCACTACGCGAACTTCGTATGCTCCCAGCCTGGCAAGCAACACGGCGTCTTCCGATGGCGGCAGTTCCGACAGCTCCCCGTCGCCTCGTGAACTCAGAGATCCCATTTCGTCGATTGGTCCGGGAAGCGAAAACCATGTCATGTACGGTCCCTTGGGATCAGGCGCTTCGTCGATGCCGATGGGACCGTTAGAATCACCCCATATGCCGACCCCGCCCATGGGATCGTTGGGTTCCGCCGAAGATAGTGATTCGCTGCGCGGATTGGGGAGCTATATTCCGACGAATTCGCTGCCGACCATTCAGCATTTCGATCTGCGTCTGCCCAGGCCCACCCATGCTGCCCCCAACGCCGACCCCAGCGCTCGCACTTATGACCCCGTACGGGGATATTAG
- a CDS encoding dihydrodipicolinate synthase family protein, translated as MSQHTAPNIEGIFVPNMAPLDEAGEIDEAELRRYADWLIDHGAHGLYPNGSTGEFTRFTPDERRRIVHIVCQQARGKALVLAGAAETNVRETLRACETYLGYGARAVAIVAPYYYKLGPESVFAYFREIARHTPIDVTLYNIPLFASPIDVTTLQRLAEFPRVIGIKDSSGDMAGMLRMMAAVQPARPDFVFLSGWEAALAPMLMMGCQGGTNATSGVAPEITRKIYDLVKEGRFAEARALQLRLLELFDALVNAADFPEGFRIGVQLRGIHIGRSRQPLSERQQHERPELERKISRLLTEFGLHGPNASPQ; from the coding sequence ATGTCGCAACACACTGCCCCAAACATCGAAGGCATCTTTGTGCCGAACATGGCGCCACTGGACGAGGCCGGCGAAATCGACGAAGCGGAGCTGCGGCGCTATGCCGATTGGCTTATCGACCACGGCGCCCACGGCCTGTATCCGAACGGTTCGACCGGTGAATTTACCCGTTTTACGCCCGACGAGCGGCGGCGCATCGTCCACATCGTGTGCCAGCAAGCGCGCGGCAAAGCGCTGGTGCTGGCCGGCGCCGCCGAGACCAACGTCCGCGAAACGTTGAGGGCTTGCGAAACTTATTTGGGGTATGGCGCCCGGGCTGTGGCCATCGTCGCCCCATATTACTACAAGCTGGGGCCGGAATCAGTATTCGCCTATTTCCGCGAAATTGCACGCCATACTCCAATAGATGTCACGCTGTATAACATCCCTCTGTTTGCCAGTCCGATCGACGTGACCACCTTGCAGCGGTTGGCGGAATTCCCGCGGGTTATCGGCATCAAAGATTCATCGGGCGATATGGCCGGCATGTTGCGGATGATGGCCGCCGTGCAGCCGGCGCGCCCCGATTTTGTGTTTTTGTCAGGCTGGGAAGCGGCGCTGGCGCCCATGTTGATGATGGGGTGCCAAGGCGGAACGAATGCCACCAGCGGTGTGGCGCCGGAAATCACGCGGAAGATTTACGACTTGGTGAAGGAAGGCCGGTTTGCCGAAGCTCGTGCGCTGCAACTGCGGCTGCTGGAACTGTTCGATGCGCTGGTGAATGCGGCCGATTTCCCGGAAGGCTTTCGCATCGGCGTGCAATTGCGGGGCATCCATATCGGCCGCAGTCGGCAACCGCTTAGCGAGCGGCAACAGCACGAGCGACCGGAACTCGAACGGAAAATATCCCGCTTGCTTACAGAATTCGGACTGCACGGCCCCAATGCCAGCCCGCAATAG
- a CDS encoding 2-oxo acid dehydrogenase subunit E2, with product MADFKLPDLGENIESGDIVSVLVGEGDVVKAQQDVIEIETDKAVISVPCDAAGKVTKIHVAKGQTVKPGQVILSLEAAAPGAGAAAKGPTAPAKGTAAISKAPPAAAKPPAAPTKAAPVKAPAPKPTASTPAKPSAPPQTARESDGNGRSSAAVQGVAAPSAAPPTNSGNQAVNVAAASAEDEADDHAGHSSTTAPAGPAVRRLARELGVDLDRVHGTGPDGRITREDVINAVRHANEVAATSGRAASPSTGPAERDNYGIVRRETMSKIRKTIAENMVRSATTIPHLTNFDDADITELERLRKESAAAYSHSGIKLTSLAFVLKAVSMALKQHPTLNASLDMETGEIIYKQYVNLGVAVDTERGLIVPVLRGVDALSIPQIAQGIQALAEKVRHGQQSLDDLRGGTFTISNLGAVGGQYSTPIINHPQVAILLAGRSRKVPVVTADDKIEPRLTMPLSLSYDHRLVDGAAASRFLNEVIGYLESPGRLLLAP from the coding sequence ATGGCCGACTTTAAGCTGCCCGACTTGGGCGAAAACATCGAATCGGGCGATATTGTTTCCGTGCTTGTGGGCGAAGGCGATGTCGTCAAAGCCCAGCAAGATGTCATCGAAATCGAGACCGACAAAGCGGTGATTTCCGTTCCCTGCGATGCCGCGGGGAAGGTGACGAAGATTCACGTTGCCAAGGGCCAAACGGTGAAGCCGGGGCAAGTGATTCTGTCGCTGGAAGCCGCTGCACCGGGCGCAGGCGCGGCGGCAAAAGGTCCAACCGCACCAGCCAAAGGCACGGCGGCAATTTCAAAAGCTCCCCCCGCGGCGGCCAAGCCGCCGGCTGCACCGACTAAAGCTGCACCAGTCAAGGCTCCGGCTCCAAAACCCACCGCTTCCACTCCAGCAAAACCATCGGCACCCCCGCAAACAGCGCGGGAATCTGACGGCAATGGCCGTTCTTCCGCGGCAGTGCAAGGTGTGGCCGCGCCATCCGCGGCTCCGCCGACCAATTCGGGCAATCAAGCTGTAAATGTAGCGGCGGCATCGGCCGAGGATGAGGCGGATGATCACGCCGGCCATTCGTCCACGACCGCGCCGGCGGGTCCGGCGGTGCGCCGTTTGGCGCGAGAATTGGGCGTGGACCTGGACCGTGTTCACGGCACCGGTCCCGACGGCCGCATCACGCGGGAAGACGTGATTAACGCCGTGCGGCACGCCAACGAAGTGGCCGCCACGTCGGGCAGGGCCGCTTCGCCCAGCACCGGCCCGGCGGAGCGCGACAACTACGGCATTGTCCGCCGCGAGACGATGAGCAAAATCCGCAAAACCATTGCGGAAAACATGGTCCGCTCGGCCACGACCATTCCGCATCTGACGAACTTCGATGACGCCGACATTACCGAACTGGAGCGGCTGCGGAAAGAAAGCGCTGCCGCCTACTCGCACTCTGGCATCAAGCTCACGTCCCTGGCGTTTGTGCTCAAAGCCGTCTCCATGGCGTTGAAGCAACATCCTACGCTGAATGCTTCGCTGGATATGGAAACGGGCGAGATTATTTACAAGCAGTACGTGAATTTGGGCGTGGCGGTGGATACCGAACGCGGCCTGATTGTGCCGGTGTTGCGCGGTGTCGATGCCCTTTCGATCCCGCAAATTGCTCAGGGCATTCAAGCCCTGGCTGAAAAAGTTCGCCACGGCCAGCAATCCCTGGACGATTTGCGCGGCGGAACTTTTACCATCAGCAATTTGGGCGCGGTCGGCGGGCAATATTCCACGCCGATTATCAATCATCCCCAGGTGGCCATTCTTTTAGCGGGCCGCTCGCGGAAAGTGCCCGTCGTGACGGCAGACGATAAAATTGAGCCGCGGCTGACGATGCCGTTGAGCTTGTCCTACGATCATCGGCTGGTCGACGGCGCGGCCGCCAGCCGCTTTTTGAATGAAGTGATCGGCTATCTGGAATCTCCCGGCCGGCTGCTGTTGGCGCCGTGA
- a CDS encoding DMT family protein, translating into MLTVVLLICSNTFMTIAWYGHLKFKTAPVFAAILISWSIAFFEYCFQVPANRYGYADSHEGVSVADPNADPASTSWWQRVWNAKFSSPQLKIIQEAITITAFVLFNALYLKDAIRLTDWGAFMLIFLAVVVMMAPRWAEAKPPELHAGVSPPSQTSSPQQPADVAIDHGANSSRPGDSR; encoded by the coding sequence ATGCTTACCGTCGTTTTGCTGATTTGCTCCAACACGTTCATGACCATCGCCTGGTACGGGCATTTGAAATTCAAAACCGCCCCGGTGTTTGCGGCGATTTTGATCAGTTGGTCGATTGCCTTCTTCGAGTATTGCTTTCAAGTGCCAGCCAACCGATACGGTTACGCCGATTCGCACGAGGGGGTTAGCGTGGCCGATCCAAATGCCGACCCAGCGTCAACTTCGTGGTGGCAGCGCGTGTGGAATGCCAAATTTAGCAGTCCACAATTGAAGATCATCCAAGAGGCCATCACCATTACCGCGTTCGTTCTGTTCAACGCCCTGTATTTGAAAGACGCCATTCGTCTCACCGATTGGGGAGCATTCATGCTGATTTTTTTAGCTGTCGTGGTGATGATGGCGCCCCGCTGGGCCGAAGCCAAACCCCCGGAACTTCACGCTGGGGTTTCACCGCCCAGTCAAACATCTTCGCCTCAGCAGCCAGCCGACGTAGCAATCGATCACGGCGCCAACAGCAGCCGGCCGGGAGATTCCAGATAG